AAGCGATGGTGCGAGCGGTTGGCAAAGTGCGTTTGCTGCAGCGACGCGCGGTCGTTACGCATGAAAACGATCGCATTCTGGCTGACGGGCCGCAGCGACTCCCCCACCCCATGATAGAAATTTTCCGGGGTCGGCAGCTTATGTGGGAAGTCAACGTCAGCCATATAATTGCCGAAATGATCAAATAAATTTCCGATAATGGCAATAATCTACATTCAAGGAAATGATACACTGGATAAATGAGCGAGAGTGCCCTTTCCGAATTAACCCAGCGCGAGCAAATCGCGACCCGCATTTACCCTTCTGCCGACGAGGCTTGTGCCTACGTGGCGGACGCCATTTCCCAACTGATCCAACAGCGCAACGAAGCCGGCAAGCCAACCGTCCTTGGCCTGGCCACTGGCTCGACCCCCGTGCGCCTTTACCGCGAGCTGATCCGCCGCCATCAGGAGGAAGGCCTGTCCTTCGAGCGCGTCATCACCTTCAACCTCGACGAGTATTACGGCCTCTCGGGTGACCACCCAGAGAGCTACCGCCGCTTCATGCAGGACCAACTCTTCGACCACATCGACATCAAGCCCGAGAACACCCATGTGCCCGATGGCCTTGCTCCGCGAACGGACGTCTTCGCCTCCTGCCATCAATACGAACAAGCCATTCTCGACGCTGGCGGCATCGATATTCAAATCCTCGGCATCGGTCGCACCGGCCACATTGGCTTTAACGAGCCCGGCTCCGGGCCGGAGTCACGCACGCGCCTGGTCACGCTGGACTCGCTGACCCGCCGCGACGCCGCTCGCGATTTTCTCGGCGAGGAAAACGTCCCGCGCCACGCGATCACGATGGGCGTGGGCACCATCCTCGATGCGCGAAAAGTTTTCCTGTTGGCCTGGGGCGAGTCCAAGGCACCGGTCCTGGCGGAGTCCGTCGAAGGCCCGCAAACGGAAAGCATTCCCGCCAGTTTTTTACAGCTGCATAAGAACTGCACATTCTGCATCGACAAGGCCGCCGCCAGCCGCCTCACCCGCGAACGCCACCCATGGCTCGTTGGCCCGGTGGAATGGGATAGCGCCATGATCCGCAAGTCCGTGCTTTGGCTGGCGCGCAAAACCGACAAGGCCTTGCTCAAGCTCACCGACGAAGATTACACTGAAAATGGCATGGCCGACCTGCTCACCGAGAAGGGCTCCGCCTACAATCTGAACATCGACATCTTCAACGTCACCCAACACACCATCACTGGTTGGCCGGGTGGCAAACCCAACGCCGACGACTCCAACCGTCCCGAGCGCGCCTCGCCATTTCCCAAGCGAAGCCTGGTGCTCAGCCCCGAGCCGACGGACGACGT
Above is a window of Cerasicoccus sp. TK19100 DNA encoding:
- the nagB gene encoding glucosamine-6-phosphate deaminase, which produces MSESALSELTQREQIATRIYPSADEACAYVADAISQLIQQRNEAGKPTVLGLATGSTPVRLYRELIRRHQEEGLSFERVITFNLDEYYGLSGDHPESYRRFMQDQLFDHIDIKPENTHVPDGLAPRTDVFASCHQYEQAILDAGGIDIQILGIGRTGHIGFNEPGSGPESRTRLVTLDSLTRRDAARDFLGEENVPRHAITMGVGTILDARKVFLLAWGESKAPVLAESVEGPQTESIPASFLQLHKNCTFCIDKAAASRLTRERHPWLVGPVEWDSAMIRKSVLWLARKTDKALLKLTDEDYTENGMADLLTEKGSAYNLNIDIFNVTQHTITGWPGGKPNADDSNRPERASPFPKRSLVLSPEPTDDVFCLGGVIHRLANQGHDVTVAYMTSGNLAVPDPDARRAIELINEMGESIQDDTEVKHARLLEQQLNEKGLLGEDTPELRQLKGLIRRGEARSSARQLELAPEQLRFLDLPFYENGRYRRFKTDEADVAAMVKLLEEIQPHQIFTTGLGQDPLSSPALCFDVLLSALKKCKDSAWLKDCLFWLYRGPGAEWEMHEIDMAVPLSPDELEFKIKGIYQHQTQRSQSPSASRQSENSWNLASELNRTTANYYDQLGLSEYEAIECFKRFEPHA